AAGAACCAAATGACAAAACATTGAGTTGGTGGTGAGTGTACAGTACACAAGATCACAAATCTCAAACTAAGACAATACCCAAATTTTTTCCAGaattaaaaacgaaaaaatgTTACAGAAGAAACAGTTTCACTAAGagagttttttattttgttatagaGCTTAGTCTTCCTCTGCGCCTGCACCTGCGGCTGCTGCTAAGTCTCTCCTTGGTCCACCTGCTTGTTTCGCCATTATAATCTGCACATTTTTACATACACCAGACAAgagtatattaatatatataggctTTAGACTACTCAGTCAGGAGTGATGCAATcgaaaataaattttcaatctAACGGTACAGAGGCTACGTTTATATGTAAGCCATATTGCATCATGTCAAACATCCAATGACATAACTAACATGAGAGACTAGTTGGTTTGTTCACTAGAATATCAAATGAGGTCGGTTTGTGCATACCTGGTCTACGCGAAGCACCGTGCATGCAGCATCAGAAGCATACTTAAGAGCAAATAACCTGAACCGAGAGACACCTTGTGCCTTAGTCACAGAGAAAATGAAACagtaatgaaaaaatatactttcTACAGGATGATGAAACTTACTTGGTTGCAAAAAGATCCCACACTTTAGTCTCTGAGACATCTTTACAAGCACCTTCCTCCAAGTCAATGCCTAGCTTTGTGTTTCCAGACCCGTGTCCAGTGTACAGAGAAGCAATGATTTCCATCGCATCGAGGCCAGCGTTGTCAGCAAGGGTTTGGGGTACAAACTGGAAGCTCTCTGCGTATTTGAGGATAGCATGACTGTGCAACCTAAACAGTCACAATAAAAACCAAAGTTTTTTTACAATGATAATAATATAATCAGAGGCTTAAGTAAAAAGAAAGTTAACCCTGTTTCTGCATTGGCGTATTCCTTCAACCTCTGAGCCAGTTCTATTTCGGTAGCTGCAGCCCCGGGAACGATACGGCTGTCCCTGCACATGgcctgagaagaagaagaatacaaagttacaaaaaaaatattttagaacaATGGAAAAATAGACATGGAACAAATAAAGATTTACCTTGTATGTATTGACTCCATCGTCAACAGCTCTTTCAAGGTCGTCCAAAATACTATCTGTGCTTCCACGCAAAACCACTGTGGAGATTGAGTTACCACCTTGCTCATTTCTTGCAATAGTGACCTAAAGACATCATTGCATACTCTGGTCAATGAAAGgcaaatataaattaatcaaaaagaaACTGATTTCAAAAAGGAGTACTACTTACTGTCACACCACCAATCTCCTCCACTGCTATGGAATCAACGTATCCCAAATCATCAGGACTTGGTCGGCTTAGTTTCAACTGTTCGATAATCATCAacgtattaattaaaattaccATAAATCATATAGAATGTGAATGAGAAACACTTACATGAGCAACAGCCCCAGCTGTGCGGCAGAAACGCCTCAGTTCAAACTTTGAGCTGATTTTCAAAACCATTATCCTGCCAAAAAAAGTTCTTATTAGTATATTATAATCAGCTAAAATGATTAAGAAGATATTAGAGTCAACGCATACTTGTAACGCTCACAAAAATGCAATGCCATTTCTCCAACTGATCCACCACTAACAATCACTTTGGCTCCTGATTCAGCTACAGCTTTAATCAGCTCCTCAACTTTAGCTTCCTCTGTCTTTGCATAGTTCTCTAGCTAAAAAACCAAGAAACAAATGTGTTAAAATACAACCATCCTTCAGAAAATATATTAGTCATCCTTAAAAAAACTAACCTGCTCAGCACTATGGATCAACACAGTTCCTTTTGTCTCTGTTGCAGTAGTATCAACTCCCCCAGCAAACACCGCAACCtgaagaaagtatatatataagtgttCAGGGACATTCAATCATAAGCACAAAAGAAAGTGATCTCACCTTTGCCTTCTCCATTCGTTTGATGCTCCCCACAGCGTCACTTTTCAAGACCATTCCACGGACTATGCAAGAGTTGTGCAACCCTCCTCCCAATAGCTTGGCAACACGGACGTTATCTACATTGAAGTTTGTTGGATTTTTTGGGCAGACTTGAATGCAagcctgttaaaaaaaaaaaaaacaagtaaatCTCCCTGAGGAACTGTGAGCATAATCAAAAGTTCAATAACACTCACATCAGCAACGAGAGAGCATATAATCTCTTCTTGACCAAACTGCTTGCTAGCAACAGCAGCTCTCATCCTAAACACCACTTCATCTTTGTTACGCACATCCATTGTCTCAGAACCACTCTCAACCAGTTGCTCCAAAATCTCAACAGTCTGAATATAGTAAACCAATAGCATTAGTCACCACCATCACTTAcacaacaaaatttaaatttcaccAACCTTAGTGATTGCTTTGTTATATCCAGTAATGATATCACTTGGATGCAGTCCCGCCCTGATAAGCTCTCCAGCATTTTGCAAAAGCTCACCAGCGAAGGAGATTGTCAGATTGGCTCCGTCTCCGATCTCTTCTTGCTGAGCCTTGGCTGCTAAGACAAGGATCTTCGCGGCAGGATGCTGAATCTCCAGCTCGTTCACAATGGTACCAGCGTCGTTAGTGACAAAGAGCTTGTCTAAATGGTTAATAACCATCT
This region of Brassica napus cultivar Da-Ae chromosome C5, Da-Ae, whole genome shotgun sequence genomic DNA includes:
- the LOC106435390 gene encoding T-complex protein 1 subunit theta; its protein translation is MQPHGIQSMLKDGYRHLSGLDEAVIKNIEACKELSTITRTSLGPNGMNKMVINHLDKLFVTNDAGTIVNELEIQHPAAKILVLAAKAQQEEIGDGANLTISFAGELLQNAGELIRAGLHPSDIITGYNKAITKTVEILEQLVESGSETMDVRNKDEVVFRMRAAVASKQFGQEEIICSLVADACIQVCPKNPTNFNVDNVRVAKLLGGGLHNSCIVRGMVLKSDAVGSIKRMEKAKVAVFAGGVDTTATETKGTVLIHSAEQLENYAKTEEAKVEELIKAVAESGAKVIVSGGSVGEMALHFCERYKIMVLKISSKFELRRFCRTAGAVAHLKLSRPSPDDLGYVDSIAVEEIGGVTVTIARNEQGGNSISTVVLRGSTDSILDDLERAVDDGVNTYKAMCRDSRIVPGAAATEIELAQRLKEYANAETGLHSHAILKYAESFQFVPQTLADNAGLDAMEIIASLYTGHGSGNTKLGIDLEEGACKDVSETKVWDLFATKLFALKYASDAACTVLRVDQIIMAKQAGGPRRDLAAAAGAGAEED